CTGGCCGGTGGTGGGGTTCAGGACAAGCTTCCGCGGGGTGCGGGGCTTGCGGGTGAAGTCGAACAGGTTGTTCAGCGGGCCGGACTGGGCATCGAAGGAACCTGCACCGAGGCGCTTGCCGTCGAGGAAGATGTCTTCGATGAAGCGCAGGATGGAAGTCTGGTCGGTGAGGGTGTGATCGACGAAGTTGGCCTTGGCCCAGGGCGAGACGACGATGAGCGGCAGGCGTGGGCCGTAGCCGCAGCGGCCCTGCGCGTGGAGCGTGGCCGGGTCTACGCCGGGCAGCGCCGTGGAGCCGTCGCCGCACTTGCCGGGGCCGTCGTAGGCGTCAGCCTTGGTGGCGGAGCCGTTGACGATCTTGCTGGAGGCATGGTCGTACCAGCCGTCGGAGTCGTCGTAGGCGATGATGACGGCGGTGTGCTCCCAGTCGGGCTGCTGTTGGAGGAAGTTGATGACGCCGACGACGAACTCCTGCTCGTCGAGCGGGGTGGAGTAGCCCGCGTGGCCGTCCTGATAGCCCGGAGCCTTCAGGTAGCTGACGGCGGGAAAGTTACCCGCCTTGACGGCGTCGAAGAAGTCGTGGGTATCGTACTGGTGGTTGGCCGCGCCGTCCTGATTGGTGGCGATGGTGGTTGCCGACTGCGGACGGACGTGCTGGGGGTTGGCGGTGGACTTGTAGTACTGGAAGGGCTCGTGGTGGGGCAAGTAGTCGCGCTTGTTCGACTTGGCCAGACCCACGTTGCTGCGGCGGCAGTCGGTGGAGCCGTTGGCGTTGACGGCGGTGAGATCGAAGCCGCCCTGGAACCAGCCCCAGGAGACGTTGGCCGCAGTGAGGCGGTCGCCGATGTTCGGGCCGGTCATGTGGACGAGGGCGTCGGAGGTACTGGAGCAGAGGTCGCCGGTGGGCTGGGGGTCACCAATCATGGTGAGGCCGCCGTTGCCGTCGGGGATGAGGCTGCCACCGCCATTCTGGTCGCTGACGGCTCCGTTGGTCTGGCCGGAGATGAGGTTGATGGCTCCGGGAGTGGATGGCCCGAAGGTGGTGTTGAAGTGGTTGTCGCTCATGGCGAAGTGCTGGGCGTAGTTCCAGTAGGCGGTGACGGTGTTGCCGTCGTAGAAGCCCATGGTGAGGCCGGCGGTGGAGGCGATGCCGGACCTGTCGCCGGGGACCTTGGGGCCGTCGGGGCGGCCGACCGACTTGGGAAAGAGGTCCATCTTGCCGCCGTTGAAGCCCATCTGCTCGGCCCCGTAGGAGTGGTCCTGGTCGGCGGTGGCGGCCTGGGCGCGGGAGAGGCGGAAGGGGTTGGCCTTCCCTGCTCCGTTGGCCTCGTTGAGGAAGTTGGGGTTCTCGGTGAGGAGCTTGCCTGAGAGGCCGTTGACCTTCGGGGTCTTGGGGAGCGCGGTGAAGGCGGGTTCGCCTGCGGGGTTCAAGGCGTGGGGGTAGGTGGCGAAGTAGTGGTCGAAGGAGACGTTCTCCTGGAAGATGACGACTACGTGCTTGATGGCGTCCTGGGGACGGATGGGTGCGGCGGCAGTGAGCGGCGTGGCCGCTAGAAGGGAGGCAAGGACGAAGGAGGTGGTCTTACGGAGACAGTGCATGGAAGCCCTCTCTTCGAATATGACATATCGAGGTGAGGGATGGGTGAAGGTTGGTGTACGAGTGGACGGCTCAGTCCGGGATAAAGGCCTCGGAGTTGTGGGATAACGTGATCCAATGGAGGCTCAGCCAACTGGCGGGACGATGTCTTGCCCGCTATGCTACAGCTTCGGCCGGATTCCATCGCAGCAACAGACCACTTTGAAGGATCGGTATGGCATTGAACGAGCAGAAGATTCGCTGTGCGTGGGCGGAGAGCGACGCCCTGATGCGGAGCTATCACGATGAAGAGTGGGGCGTGCCCGAGCATGACAGCCGCGCTCTTTGGGAGCTGCTGATGCTCGAAGGGTTTCAGGCCGGGCTGGCCTGGATCATCATTCTGCGCAAGCGGGATGCGTTTCGGAAGGCGTTCAAGGGGTTCGATCCGGAGGTGGTGGCGCGGTTCGGCGAGAAGGATATCGCGCGCATGATGGAGGATGCCGGGATCGTGAGGGCGCGGGCGAAGATCGAGGCTACGATCGGTGGGGCGAAGGCTTATCTCGCGATGCGGGATGCGGGGGAGGATTTCTCCAGCTTTATCTGGGGGTTTGTGAAGGGGAAGGCGGTGCAGAATACCGGGGCGGTTCCGGCCAGTAGTGAGCTGTCGGTGGAGGTGTCCAAGGCTCTGAAGAAGAAGGGATTCAAGTTTGTGGGGCCGGTGATTGTGTATGCGTTTTTGCAGGCCGCCGGGGTGGTGAATGACCATGCGGAAGGGTGTTTTCGGCGGAAGGTCGTGAGGAAGTAGCAGGAATACGCGCAGCGTCCAGTACCGCACGAAGTGCCACCCGCCCGGCGTTAGAGCGTTTTTGTTGTTGTCCCTGTGGCTGAGTAAAGAAAGCATACCTCGGGGCTAAAGCCCGCATCTGTGGCTGTCTTTGGTGTCCGGGCTAAAGCCCGGACCCTACCTCAGAAGCAACGACAAGAACAAAAGCAGAAGCAGATTCCTCCGCTTCGCTCCTGAATGACAACCAAGAAAACAAGCAACGGCAAAGGCAAGGAACAAGCAACGGCGGCGGTCTAGCGGGTGGCTTCGACCTCTTGGTTCAGGCTGGGTTTGGTGACTTGGTTGAGAACGTCGCGGTTCAGAGGGCGCTCGTGCAGTAGTTGCTCGGCGGCGCGGACGCGCGGGTTGGCATGGAACCAGGTCTGGAAGATGTTGTGGTGGAGCGTGTTGGTGATGGCCAGCATCGACATGCCCTGGTGGTGTGCCATCCACGAACGGACCGGACGCGGCTCCTTGTTGCCGGTGGCGATCTCCATGTAATCGGCTGCTTCGTAGAAGCCGTATTCGCCGACCCAGCCCAGCTCGGCCATGCGGTGCAGGTTCTGGAGAGCCTGCTTGCGCATATGGGGTAGCGCAAGAAAGGTGGAATAGGGCGAGATGACCGGGCCGAAGTCTGCGGGATACTTGAGCGCCAGCGACGGGATGCCGAAGGCCAGGTAGGCGTAGCGGCCGTTCTCGTCCTGCTGGGCGAAGCCGCTCTCCGAGATGCCCCAGGGCATGCCGCGAAGGGTGCTGTGGGCGAAGTCGATCTGGGTACGGATAACGTTTTTGAGCGAGTTCGAGAGCAGCGTGCCGGGGTAGGAGCGCATGAAGAGCGTAGGCATCATGTACTCGAACATGGTGGCGGTCCAGGAGAGCAGCGCCACGCGGCCGTTGACCAGGGTGTGGACGCGGTCGAGGCGGAACCACGACCGCTGGGGGATGTCGTTCTTGGCGACGGCGAGGAAGGCCGCGGTGCGGGCCTCGGAGGCGAGCAGGTCGAAACACGGTGCGTGCAGCGAGAGGCCCTTCATGTCGAAGCCGTTCGAGAGAAGCTGGCGCTTCTCTACGAAGAGGAAGCCGAAGTCCATGTCTTCGGCGTACTGCTCGGCGAGATCGCTGACGCTCTTGAGATCGCGGTGCAGCTTCTCGGCGCGCTCTAATGTTTGGGGCAGTAGATCGCTTAGGGAACGGGCGAGCGGGTAGTGAGGCGACGTGGCCGGGATCGGGGCAAGGGCTTCGCTGAGCGAGCGGATGTAGGTCTGGGCGCGCTCTGCGGAGGGTGCCGGATCTTTGAGCATGGGGACGAGTTGGACGAGCGGCTCGAACTCCGGCAGCAGCCACGGAAGGTAGTTCGAGATGAGGGAGCGCAGGGCGGCTCGGCGGCGCACTACTTCGTCGATGGCCCAGGTGTCGTGCGTGGTGCCGGGGGTGGTGACGACGGGGTTGGTGGGCGTGTTGAAGAGCTGACGAATGGCGCTGGCGAGCGTGGTTCCCTTGGCTACGAAGGGTGGTGCGTCGGGGATGATGCGGTTGAGGACGCGGAGGGTCTCGAGCGTGAGCAGGGGGCGCTTGAGGATGTCGAGCGCGCCGGTGTAGAGGGTGTAGAGCGAGGCGGCCAGGTTGCCGCTGTCGACGGTGGAGACGACGACCGGCTCGAGGGGCTTGAGGTCGACGAGATCGTACCAGTTGAAGAGGTGGCCGTTGTGCTTTTGCAGACGGCCGTAGGTGGTGAGCGAGCCGAGGGTAGCTTCGGTGAACTCGGGGATGGTGATGAAGCCGAACTCGTGCGCGGCCTGGCGGGAGTTGAGCATCATGCCGACGTTGGTGGGCGTGAGCAGGCGCACCTGGTGGAAGCTCTTCTCTTCGATGTTGTCGGGCGTGAGCCAGAAGTTATTGGCTCCGGCGAAGTCCGCGTAGAAGCGCCAGATGCGCAGAGCCTGCTGTTGCAGGAAGGTGCGGTTGGAGGTGCTGATGAGGGGCTGGGCCTCGTGCGGAGGCGAGTTGAGCCATGCGGCTGCGAAGGGCGCGATGAGCCAGAGGAAGAGGATCGGCCCGGCGGAGAAGAGCGCCATGGGATGGAAGTGCGCGAGGGCGAAGCCCATCAGCACGGCGATGATGGGAGAGGCCTGGAGGTAGACGTCGAGCGAGGTGCGCTTGACGTTGGCCTCGGCCTGCGCGGCGGTCTCCCACTCCAGCAGATGACGGCCGGAGAGAAGGCTGCGGACGAGCGAGCGCACGATGGCATCGAGCGAGAGCATCATCTGGTGCGGCAGGAAGGTGAGATTGAGGACGGCGAAGGCGATGGAGCCGGAGAAGTTCGTGAAAGCTCCGCGCGTGGCGACCCAGCTTGTGGCCAGCAGGGCCTTGATGAGATCGAGACCGAGCTGGACGAGGGACGGCAGCATCGCCAATGTCACGATGACGATGGTCCAGTAGTGGGCTCCGCCGGGGAAGAAGAACCAGCCGAAGACGAGCACGAGGAAGGTAACCGGCTCGACCAGTGAGCGGCGCAGGTTGTCGAGGATCTTCCACTGCGAGATGGCGCTGATGGGGTTGGGAACGAGGCGGCCGGACTCGTCGGGGACACGCGCGAGCAGCCAGCGCATGATCTGCCAGTCTCCGCGAATCCAGCGGTGTTTGCGGCGGGTGTGGGCGTGGTACTGCGAGGGGTAGTCGTCGATGATCTCGATATCGGTGACGAGACCGGCGCGGACGTAAGCGCCCTCGATGAGATCGTGCGAGAGCAGCGAGTTGCGGGGGAAGCGGCGCTCGAGAACCTGGTGGAGGACGGTGACCTCGTAGATGCCCTTGCCCGCGAAGATGCCCTCGCCGAAGAGGTCCTGGTAGACGTCGGAGACGGTGCGGCTGTAGATGTCGAAACCGGTCTCGCCGGAGTAGATAGAGGCCAGGCGCGAGCGCGAGGCCGAGGCCACGCTGACACCGACGCGGGGCTGGAGGATGCCGTATCCGGCGGTGACGATGCGCAGGCGCGGGCTGATGATGGCGCGATTGAGCGGATGGCAGATGGTGCCGATCATGCGTGCGGCGGTGGAGCGAGGGAGCTGGGTGTCGGAGTCGAGCGTGATGACGTAGCGGACCTGCTCGAGGACGTGAAGCGGGCCGGACTTGATGGGGAAGTTGTCGACGGTGTGGAGCAGCAGCTTGTTGAGGTCGAGCAGCTTGCCGCGCTTGCGCTCCCAGCCCATCCAGACGCCCTGGCGCGAGTTGAAGAGGCGGCGGCGGTGCAGGAGGAGGAACGATCCGGCGTGGCCGGTGGCGTACTTGGCGTTGAGCCCGTCGGTCTGGCGGATGGCCAGTTGGACGAGGGGATGGTTCTCGTCGGCCGACGGCTCGATGGGGGTGTCGGGAAGATCGGTGAGGAGGGCGAAGTGGATGTTGGGGTCTTCGTTCGCGAGGTAGCGGGCTTCGAGGTCTTCGAATAGCTCCTGCACCTGCTTTTCGTGCAGCAGCAGAGTGGGGATGACGACGAGGGTGGTGGCCTCGACGGGCACACCCTTGGTGTAGTCGAGCTTGGGCAGGGCCTCGGCCTTGAGGATCGAGGAGACGATGCCGTTGATAAGCTCGACAGCGCCCTGCGTGATGGGCAGCAGGGCTAAGAGCAGCACGCCCATGACGAACCAGAAGTTGTTATGAGGGACCAGCGGCGCGATGACCGGCGTGGTGAGCACGATGGACAGAGTGACGATGGAGATGATGTAGAAGTCGTCGTTGTAGCGGCGAATCAGACTGCGTAGGCGTTCGGCGGGGGGCGCGTGGTAGCCGATGCGGCGCTGGAGCGCGGGCAGGCCCTCGGCGAAGAGGTAGTAGCCCACATGCTGCATACGCTGGGCCTGGCGCGGGTCGGGCGCGCCGACGGTGGCGGCGTGGCGGGCCATCTGGATGGCGGCCGAGGCGGTCTCTACCTCGTTGTAGTCGGCGTAGCTGGCCAGATCGGCGACGCGCTTGAGGTAGGCCGTGCGGGTGTCTTCTTCGAGCTGGAGGAAGGTGCCGCTGGGATCGTCGCAGAGGATCGGCTCGAAGGAGACGGCGGACTCGAGCAGGGGGTTCCACTCGTACTGGTTGAGGCGGCGCAGGCTGTAGATGGGCGCGGAGAAGGGCGACTGATCGTAGGGCGGCGTGGGACCGGCGGCGAAGACCTCTTCGGCGCGGTCGACGATGTACTCGAGCTGGGCGAACTTGAGGACCTGCTCCAGCTCCATGACCTCTTTGAGGAGGAGCGGATGGCGCTTCTGCGCCTGCTTGAGATAGACGGAGAGCGACTCGGGAGACCAGATGCCGTGCGTCGCCGCGAGATAACACTGGGCCAGGTTGGCGACGCGCGGAAAGACGCCCTGATGGGGGATGTGGATGTGAGGAAGATCGTATAGCGATTTGATATCGCCACGCGCCTCGGTGAGGACGACGTTGAAGAGGCGGGCTCCCTGCAGAAGCTCGAGCTGGGGCGTAAGCTCCTTGCCCGAGACGCGTGAGCGGGCCTCGTGGAGCACGGCTTCGAGGCGCTCGGTAAGCTTTTCAAGGCGCTGCGGCAGGCCCGCGCTCTTGTGGCTGGGGGGAGCCATCTCCCATGTGTCGACGGAGGCCGCGGCGTGACGGCAAAGCTCAACATCTGAGACATCGGGCGTCTCCGGGGGGGAGTTGGGCAGTTCATCCGGCGGCAGCTGGTCCATGTGCGAATGGAATCCCGTCGACGACGCGTGTTTTTGGAGCGCTTCCAAAGAATCATCCTCCGGAGACCGGTATTTCTTTTACGTATAGTGATTGCGTCTTCGGTCTGAAGCCGGAGATACGCGAATCAGCGATAGCTGGCAGCCTGCATCTCAAACATGCCCGCATAGACGCCGCCACGGGCCATCAGGTTGTGATGATCGCCTTCTTCAATCAACTGGCCACCGGAGAGGACTACGATGCGGTCGGCCATACGTACGGTCGAGAAACGATGTGAGATGAGCAGGGCCATCTTCCCCTGCGTCAACTCGGCAAAACGCTCGAAGACTTCAAGCTCACTGCGCGCGTCGAGTGCGGCGGTGGGCT
This is a stretch of genomic DNA from Granulicella sp. WH15. It encodes these proteins:
- a CDS encoding DNA-3-methyladenine glycosylase I; translated protein: MALNEQKIRCAWAESDALMRSYHDEEWGVPEHDSRALWELLMLEGFQAGLAWIIILRKRDAFRKAFKGFDPEVVARFGEKDIARMMEDAGIVRARAKIEATIGGAKAYLAMRDAGEDFSSFIWGFVKGKAVQNTGAVPASSELSVEVSKALKKKGFKFVGPVIVYAFLQAAGVVNDHAEGCFRRKVVRK
- a CDS encoding glucoamylase family protein; protein product: MDQLPPDELPNSPPETPDVSDVELCRHAAASVDTWEMAPPSHKSAGLPQRLEKLTERLEAVLHEARSRVSGKELTPQLELLQGARLFNVVLTEARGDIKSLYDLPHIHIPHQGVFPRVANLAQCYLAATHGIWSPESLSVYLKQAQKRHPLLLKEVMELEQVLKFAQLEYIVDRAEEVFAAGPTPPYDQSPFSAPIYSLRRLNQYEWNPLLESAVSFEPILCDDPSGTFLQLEEDTRTAYLKRVADLASYADYNEVETASAAIQMARHAATVGAPDPRQAQRMQHVGYYLFAEGLPALQRRIGYHAPPAERLRSLIRRYNDDFYIISIVTLSIVLTTPVIAPLVPHNNFWFVMGVLLLALLPITQGAVELINGIVSSILKAEALPKLDYTKGVPVEATTLVVIPTLLLHEKQVQELFEDLEARYLANEDPNIHFALLTDLPDTPIEPSADENHPLVQLAIRQTDGLNAKYATGHAGSFLLLHRRRLFNSRQGVWMGWERKRGKLLDLNKLLLHTVDNFPIKSGPLHVLEQVRYVITLDSDTQLPRSTAARMIGTICHPLNRAIISPRLRIVTAGYGILQPRVGVSVASASRSRLASIYSGETGFDIYSRTVSDVYQDLFGEGIFAGKGIYEVTVLHQVLERRFPRNSLLSHDLIEGAYVRAGLVTDIEIIDDYPSQYHAHTRRKHRWIRGDWQIMRWLLARVPDESGRLVPNPISAISQWKILDNLRRSLVEPVTFLVLVFGWFFFPGGAHYWTIVIVTLAMLPSLVQLGLDLIKALLATSWVATRGAFTNFSGSIAFAVLNLTFLPHQMMLSLDAIVRSLVRSLLSGRHLLEWETAAQAEANVKRTSLDVYLQASPIIAVLMGFALAHFHPMALFSAGPILFLWLIAPFAAAWLNSPPHEAQPLISTSNRTFLQQQALRIWRFYADFAGANNFWLTPDNIEEKSFHQVRLLTPTNVGMMLNSRQAAHEFGFITIPEFTEATLGSLTTYGRLQKHNGHLFNWYDLVDLKPLEPVVVSTVDSGNLAASLYTLYTGALDILKRPLLTLETLRVLNRIIPDAPPFVAKGTTLASAIRQLFNTPTNPVVTTPGTTHDTWAIDEVVRRRAALRSLISNYLPWLLPEFEPLVQLVPMLKDPAPSAERAQTYIRSLSEALAPIPATSPHYPLARSLSDLLPQTLERAEKLHRDLKSVSDLAEQYAEDMDFGFLFVEKRQLLSNGFDMKGLSLHAPCFDLLASEARTAAFLAVAKNDIPQRSWFRLDRVHTLVNGRVALLSWTATMFEYMMPTLFMRSYPGTLLSNSLKNVIRTQIDFAHSTLRGMPWGISESGFAQQDENGRYAYLAFGIPSLALKYPADFGPVISPYSTFLALPHMRKQALQNLHRMAELGWVGEYGFYEAADYMEIATGNKEPRPVRSWMAHHQGMSMLAITNTLHHNIFQTWFHANPRVRAAEQLLHERPLNRDVLNQVTKPSLNQEVEATR
- a CDS encoding alkaline phosphatase family protein, with the translated sequence MHCLRKTTSFVLASLLAATPLTAAAPIRPQDAIKHVVVIFQENVSFDHYFATYPHALNPAGEPAFTALPKTPKVNGLSGKLLTENPNFLNEANGAGKANPFRLSRAQAATADQDHSYGAEQMGFNGGKMDLFPKSVGRPDGPKVPGDRSGIASTAGLTMGFYDGNTVTAYWNYAQHFAMSDNHFNTTFGPSTPGAINLISGQTNGAVSDQNGGGSLIPDGNGGLTMIGDPQPTGDLCSSTSDALVHMTGPNIGDRLTAANVSWGWFQGGFDLTAVNANGSTDCRRSNVGLAKSNKRDYLPHHEPFQYYKSTANPQHVRPQSATTIATNQDGAANHQYDTHDFFDAVKAGNFPAVSYLKAPGYQDGHAGYSTPLDEQEFVVGVINFLQQQPDWEHTAVIIAYDDSDGWYDHASSKIVNGSATKADAYDGPGKCGDGSTALPGVDPATLHAQGRCGYGPRLPLIVVSPWAKANFVDHTLTDQTSILRFIEDIFLDGKRLGAGSFDAQSGPLNNLFDFTRKPRTPRKLVLNPTTGQPQPSN